From Numida meleagris isolate 19003 breed g44 Domestic line chromosome 4, NumMel1.0, whole genome shotgun sequence, the proteins below share one genomic window:
- the TRIP12 gene encoding E3 ubiquitin-protein ligase TRIP12 isoform X3, producing the protein MSNRPNNNPGGSLRRSQRNTAGAQPQDDAAGGRSHLGQAKHKAHSPPESRKSISKTPKVQSNTTSEQSKGHFSKRGCSSSAVLIPQEDSERISTSEKQKTGQVPKKDNSRGVKRSASPDYSRTNSPSSAKKPKALQHAETSSESNKPHTKSKRRHLDQEQQKSTQLPSTSKAHTRKGGAAGSSRSQKRKRTESTSCIKSRSAVESTGVEEKSAKSSKLASKSVTSAKAGCSTITDSSSSASTSSSSSAVASASSTVPQGARVKQGKDQNKARRSRSASSPSPRRSSRDKEQSKTGGSSKFDWAARFSPKVSLPKTKLSLPGSSKSETSKPGPSGLQAKLASLRKSTKKRSESPPAELPSLRRSTRQKTTGSCASTSRRGSGLGKRGAAEARRQEKMADPDNNQDGVNSSAARTDEAPQGAAASSSVAGAVGMTTSGESESDDSEMGRLQGSKAQQLLQGLQATDESQQLQAVIEMCQLLVMGNEETLGGFPVKSVVPALITLLQMEHNFDIMNHACRALTYMMEALPRSSAVVVDAIPVFLEKLQVIQCIDVAEQALTALEMLSRRHSKAILQAGGLADCLLYLEFFSINAQRNALAIAANCCQSITPDEFHFVADSLPLLTQRLTHQDKKSVESTCLCFARLVDNFQHEENLLQQVASKDLLTNIQQLLVVTPPILSSGMFIMVVRMFSLMCSNCPTLAVQLMKQNIAETLHFLLCGASNGSCQEQIDLVPRSPQELYELTSLICELMPCLPKEGIFAVDTMLKKGNAQNTDGAIWQWRDDRGLWHPYNRIDSRIIEAAHQVGEDEISLSTLGRVYTIDFNSMQQINEDTGTARAIQRKPNPLANTNTSGHSELKKDDARAQLMKEDPELAKSFIKTLFGVLYEVYSSSAGPAVRHKCLRAILRIIYFADAELLKDVLKNHAVSSHIASMLSSQDLKIVVGALQMAEILMQKLPDIFSVYFRREGVMHQVKNLAESEALLTSPPKVCTNGSGTLGTTTTISTGTATAATNAAADLGSPSLQHSREDSLDLSPQGRLSDVLKRKRLPKRGPRRPKYSPPRDDDKVDNQAKSPTTTQSPKSSFLASLNPKTWGRLSTQSNSNNIEPARTAGVSGLARAASKDTISNNREKIKGWIKEQAHKFVDRYFSSENMDGSNPALNVLQRLCTATEQLNLQVDGGTECLVEIRSIVSESDVSSFEIQHSGFVKQLLLYLTSKSEKDAVSRDIRLKRFLHVFFSSPLPGEEPLGRLEPLENAPLLALVHKMNNCLSQMEQFPVKVHDFPSGNGTGSSFSLNRGSQALKFFNTHQLKCQLQRHPDCANVKQWKGGPVKIDPLALVQAIERYLVVRGYGRVREDDEDSDDDGSDEEIDESLAAQFLNSGNVRHRLQFYIGDHLLPYNMTVYQAVKLYSLQAEEERESTDDESNPLGRAGIWTKTHTIWYKPVREDEDGNKDCVGGKRGRAQTAPTKTSPRNSKKHDELWHDGVCPSVLNPLEVYLISTPPENITFEDPSLDVILLLRVLHAISRYWYYLYDNAICKEIIPTSEFINSKLTAKANRQLQDPLVIMTGNIPTWLTELGKTCPFFFPFDTRQMLFYVTAFDRDRAMQRLLDTNPEINQSDSQDSRVAPRLDRKKRTVNRDELLKQAESVMQDLGSSRAMLEIQYENEVGTGLGPTLEFYALVSQELQRADLGLWRGEEVTLANPKGSQEGTKYIHNLQGLFALPFGRTAKPAHIAKVKMKFRFLGKLMAKAIMDFRLVDLPLGLPFYKWMLRQETSLTSHDLFSIDPVVAKSIYHLEDIVRQKKRLEQDKTQTKESLQYALETLTMNGCSVEDLGLDFTLPGFPNIELKKGGKDTPVTIHNLEEYLRLVIFWALNEGVARQFDSFRDGFESVFPLSHLQYFYPEELEQLLCGSKTDTWDAKTLMECCRPDHGYTHDSRAVKYLFEILSSFDSEQQRLFLQFVTGSPRLPVGGFRSLNPPLTIVRKTFESTENPDDFLPSVMTCVNYLKLPDYSTIEIMREKLLIAAREGQQSFHLS; encoded by the exons GTCACATTTAGGGCAGGCAAAACATAAGGCACATAGCCCTCCTGAGAGtagaaaatctatttcaaaGACACCCAAAGTGCAGTCTAATACTACTTCTGAGCAGTCCAAGGGACACTTTTCTAAAAG AGGCTGTAGTTCATCTGCTGTATTAATACCGCAAGAAGATTCAGAAAGAATCAgtacttcagaaaagcaaaaaacgGGGCAAGTGCCTAAGAAAGACAATTCTCGAGGAGTTAAACGCAGTGCTAGTCCAGATTACAGCAGGACCAATTCTCCTAGCTCTGCTAAAAAACCTAAAGCACTTCAACACGCCGAAACTTCCTCAGAAAGTAACAAGCCACATACTAAATCCAAGAGAAGACACTTAGACCAAGAACAGCAGAAGTCTACACAATTGCCATCAACAAGCAAGGCTCACACCAGAAAGGGTGGAGCTGCTGGTAGCTCCCgaagtcagaaaaggaaaagaacagagagtACGTCTTGTATAAAGAGTCGTTCAGCAGTTGAATCAACTGGCGTTGAAGAGAAGTCAGCAAAATCCTCCAAGCTGGCTTCAAAATCGGTGACCTCAGCCAAAGCTGGGTGTAGCACCATCACTGattcttcttcttcagcttctacatcttcttcctcttctgctgttgCCTCTGCTTCTTCCACTGTTCCTCAGGGTGCCAGAGTGAAACAGGGTAAGGACCAGAATAAGGCTAGACGTTCACGTTCTGCGTCCAGCCCTAGTCCgagaaggagcagcagggacaaagaacagagcaaaacagGTGGCTCTTCAAAGTTTGACTGGGCTGCTCGATTCAGTCCAAAAGTTAGTCTCCCTAAAACAAAACTGTCTCTACCAGGCTCTTCTAAGTCAGAGACATCAAAACCTGGACCTTCAGGACTACAGGCTAAGCTAGCAA GCCTAAGAAAATCCACGAAGAAGCGCAGTGAATCACCACCTGCTGAGCTCCCCAGTTTGCGGCGGAGCACACGGCAAAAGACCACGGGCTCCTGTGCTAGTACCAG TCGGCGAGGCTCTGGCCTGGGCaaaagaggagcagctgaagctcGCCGACAGGAGAAGATGGCTGATCCTGACAACAACCAGGATGGAGTTAACTCTTCAGCTGCACGTACAGATGaggctccccagggagctgcag cttcTAGTTCTGTTGCTGGGGCTGTAGGTATGACAACATCTGGAGAAAGTGAGTCAGATGACTCTGAGATGGGAAGACTACAAG GTTCTAAAGCCCAACAGCTTTTACAAGGTCTCCAAGCCACTGATGAAAGTCAACAACTACAGGCAGTGATTGAGATGTGCCAGCTGTTGGTCATGGGAAATGAAGAAACATTAGGAGGATTTCCAGTCAAGAGCGTTGTGCCAGCtttg ataacaTTGCTGCAGATGGAGCACAACTTTGACATC ATGAACCATGCTTGTCGAGCCTTAACATACATGATGGAAGCACTTCCCAGATCATCTGCTGTAGTGGTAGATGCAATTCCTGTCTTCTTGGAGAAG CTGCAAGTTATTCAGTGCATTGATGTGGCAGAGCAGGCACTGACAGCCTTAGAGATGCTATCACGCAGGCATAGTAAAGCCATTCTGCAGGCA GGTGGATTGGCAGACTGTTTGCTGTATCTGGAATTCTTCAGTATAAATGCACAGAGGAATGCACTAGCTATTGCTGCCAATTGCTGCCAGAGTATAACACCTGATGAGTTTCACTTTGTGGCAGACTCTTTGCCACTGCTTACACAAAGGTTAACCCATCAG GACAAAAAGTCTGTTGAAAGTACTTGTCTCTGTTTTGCACGACTGGTAGACAACTTCCAGCATGAGGAG aactTGCTGCAGCAGGTTGCTTCCAAGGACTTGTTAACAAATATCCAGCAGCTCTTGGTAGTGACACCTCCTATCCTGAGCTCAGGAATGTTCATCATGGTGGTGCGCATGTTTTCCTTAATGTGTTCCAATTGTCCAACGCTTGCAGTCCAACTTATGAAGCAAA ATATTGCAGAAACTCTTCACTTTCTCCTTTGTGGAGCCTCAAATGGGAGTTGTCAAGAACAAATTGACCTTGTTCCACGAAGTCCTCAAGAACTCTATGAGCTTACTTCTCTTATCTG TGAACTGATGCCTTGTCTGCCAAAAGAGGGGATATTTGCAGTTGATACTATgctaaagaaaggaaatgcacaAAATACAGATGGTGCGATATGGCAATGGCGAGATGACAGGGGTCTCTGGCATCCCTATAACAGGATTGATAGTCGAATAATAGAG GCAGCTCATCAGGTTGGTGAGGATGAGATAAGCCTGTCGACACTTGGACGTGTCTATACTATTGATTTTAACTCTATGCAGCAAATAAATGAGGATACTGGAACAGCACGTGCCATTCAGCGGAAACCAAACCCTTTAGCCAATACAAACACTA GTGGACATTCAGAATTGAAGAAGGATGATGCTCGAGCACAACTAATGAAAGAAGACCCAGAACTGGCAAAATCCTTTATCAAAACACTGTTTGGTGTTCTTTATGAAGTGTATAGTTCTTCAGCTGGACCTGCTGTTAGACACAAGTGCCTTAGAGCAATActtagaataatttattttgctgatgcTGAACTCCTGAAGGATGTGCTGAAAAACCATGCTGTGTCAAG TCATATTGCCTCCATGCTGTCAAGTCAAGACCTTAAGATAGTAGTTGGAGCCCTGCAGATGGCGGAAATCTTAATGCAAAAGCTACCTGACATTTTTAGTGTttacttcagaagagaag GGGTGATGCATCAAGTGAAAAATTTAGCAGAGTCTGAGGCTTTGCTAACGAGCCCACCAAAAGTATGCACTAATGGATCAGGAACGCTGGGTACCACTACAACAATAAGTACTGGAACAGCCACTGCTGCCACTAATGCAGCTGCAGATTTGGGCTCTCCCAGCTTACAACACAGCCGGGAGGATTCTTTGGATCTAAGCCCACAGGG ACGACTGAGTGATGttctaaagagaaaaagactGCCAAAACGAGGGCCAAGGAGACCAAAATATTCTCCCCCAAGAGATGATGACAAAGTAGACAATCAAG cgAAAAGCCCTACAACTACTCAATCtcctaaatcttccttcttaGCAAGTTTAAATCCTAAAACATGGGGAAGATTAAGTACACAGTCTAACAGTAATAACATTGAACCAGCACGAACAGCAGGTGTAAGTGGTCTTGCAAGAGCTGCTTCCAAGGATACAATTTCCAATAACAG agaaaaaattaaGGGCTGGATTAAGGAGCAAGCCCATAAATTTGTAGACCGGTATTTTAGTTCGGAAAACATGGATGGAAGCAATCCTGCACTAAATGTATTACAGAGACTTTGCACTGCAACTGAACAACTTAACCTCCAG gtGGATGGTGGAACAGAGTGCCTTGTAGAAATCCGTAGCATTGTCTCGGAGTCTGACGTCTCCTCATTTGAAATCCAGCATAGTGGATTTGTGAAACAACTGCTGCTTTATTTGACATCTAAAAGTGAGAAAGATGCTGTAAGCAGGGATATCAGATTGAAAAGatttcttcatgtatttttctcctctcca CTTCCTGGAGAAGAACCCCTTGGAAGATTAGAGCCATTAGAAAATGCACCTTTGTTGGCATTAGTCCATAAAATGAACAATTGCCTCAGTCAGATGGAGCAGTTTCCAGTGAAAGTGCATGACTTCCCCAGTGGAAATGGAACAGGGAGCAG tttTTCTCTTAACAGAGGATCCCAAGCTTTAAAATTCTTCAATACGCATCAGTTAAAATGCCAGCTGCAAAGACATCCAGACTGTGCTAATGTGAAACAGTGGAAGGGTGGACCTGTGAAGATTGATCCTCTGGCTTTGGTTCAAGCCATTGAAAGATATCTTGTTGTTAGAG GTTATGGAAGAGTTAGAGAAGATGATGAAGATAGTGATGATGATGGGTCAGATGAAGAAATAGATGAATCTTTG GCTGCTCAATTCTTAAATTCAGGGAATGTGAGACATAGATTGCAATTTTACATTGGGGATCACTTGCTACCATATAATATGACTGTGTATCAAGCAGTTAAGCTGTACAGTTTGCAAgctgaggaggagagggaatCTACTGATGATGAAAGCAACCCATTAGGAAGAGCTGGGATTTGGACAAAAACGCACACCATTTG GTACAAACCTGTACGAGAGGATGAGGATGGCAACAAAGACTGTGTTGGTGGTAAAAGAGGAAGAGCTCAAACTGCTCCCACAAAAACCTCACCTAGGAATTCTAAAAAGCATGATGAATTGTGGCATG ATGGTGTATGCCCTTCGGTGTTGAATCCTTTAGAAGTTTACCTCATATCTACTCCTCCTGAAAACATAACATTTGAAGATCCTTCATTAGATGTTATTCTTCTTTTGAGAGTTTTACATGCTATCAGTCGATACTGGTATTATTTGTATGAT AATGCAATATGCAAGGAGATTATTCCAACTTCAGAATTTATCAACAGTAAACtgacagcaaaagcaaacagacagCTTCAAGATCCACTGGTAATTATGACAGGAAACATACCAACTTGGCTGACGGAACTTGGAAAAACTTG cccatttttctttccatttgatACCCGACAAATGCTGTTTTATGTAACTGCTTTTGATCGTGATCGAGCCATGCAAAGACTACTGGATACTAATCCAGAAATCAATCAGTCAGATTCTCAGGATAGCAGAGTGGCACCACGACTGGACAGGAAAAAA CGCACTGTGAACAGAGATGAGCTGTTGAAACAGGCAGAATCTGTGATGCAGGATCTAGGCAGTTCAAGAGCCATGTTGGAAATCCAGTATGAGAATGAA GTTGGCACAGGCCTGGGCCCTACACTAGAGTTCTATGCACTTGTATCTCAGGAACTACAGAGAGCAGACTTAGGCCTTTGGAGGGGAGAAGAAGTAACTTTAGCCAATCCAAAAG GAAGCCAAGAAGGTACCAAGTATATCCATAATCTCCAAGGCCTTTTTGCACTTCCATTTGGTAGAACAGCTAAGCCAGCTCACATTGCAAAAGTTAAAATGAAGTTCCGCTTTCTGGGAAAACTAATGGCTAAGGCAATCATGGATTTTAGACTG GTGGACCTTCCTCTTGGACTTCCTTTTTATAAATGGATGTTACGCCAGGAAACTTCTCTGACGTCGCATGACTTGTTCAGTATTGATCCAGTAGTAGCCAAATCAATATATCACCTTGAAGATATtgtaagacaaaagaaaagacttGAGCAGGACAAAACACAG accaAAGAAAGTCTACAGTATGCATTGGAAACTCTGACTATGAATGGCTGCTCAGTGGAGGATCTAGGGCTGGATTTCACACTTCCTGGATTTCCTAATATAGAACtgaaaaaagggggaaaagataCGCCGGTCACCATCCACAATTTAGAGGAGTACCTCCGA TTAGTTATATTCTGGGCACTGAATGAAGGTGTTGCCAGACAATTTGACTCTTTCAGAGATGGATTTGAATCAGTCTTCCCCCTCAGTCATCTTCAGTACTTCTATCCTGAGGAG TTGGAGCAGCTCTTATGTGGCAGCAAAACAGACACATGGGATGCCAAGACCTTAATGGAATGTTGTAGGCCAGATCACGGTTACACACATGACAG TCGAGCAGTGAAGTATCTCTTTGAAATTCTCAGTAGCTTTGATAGTGAGCAGCAGAGactgtttcttcagtttgtgACTGGTAGTCCCAGGCTGCCAGTAGGAG